In Juglans regia cultivar Chandler chromosome 13, Walnut 2.0, whole genome shotgun sequence, the following proteins share a genomic window:
- the LOC108982686 gene encoding beta-carotene hydroxylase 2, chloroplastic-like codes for MAARLLASSSTPKPAFRIYQYSQLLHKPTTALAPSLLHRSTIIKTSRKTCFTLCVIMDDQKQSSQLGNLVDEGPEGMNYQIPSERAAERLARKRSERFTYLVAAVMSSFGITSMAVMAVYYRFSWQMEGGEVPLSEMFGTFALSVGAAVGMEFWARWAHKALWHASLWHMHESHHRPREGPFELNDVFAIINAVPAISLLSYGFFHKGLVPGLCFGAGLGITVFGMAYMFVHDGLVHKRFPVGPIANVPYFRRVAAAHQLHHSDKFEGVPYGLFLGPKELEKVGGLEELEKEINRRIKSYEVS; via the exons ATGGCCGCCCGACTTTTGGCCTCCTCCTCAACCCCTAAACCTGCCTTCCGTATCTACCAGTACTCCCAACTCCTCCACAAACCCACAACAGCCCTCGCTCCCTCACTCCTCCACCGCAGCACAATCATCAAAACCTCAAGAAAAACATGCTTCACTCTCTGTGTGATCATGGACGACCAAAAGCAAAGTAGCCAGTTGGGGAATCTCGTAGATGAAGGTCCCGAGGGTATGAATTATCAGATCCCATCCGAACGTGCGGCAGAGAGGTTGGCCAGGAAGAGATCGGAGAGGTTCACCTATTTAGTAGCTGCTGTTATGTCTAGCTTTGGTATTACTTCCATGGCTGTCATGGCTGTTTATTATAGATTTTCTTGGCAAATGGAG GGCGGCGAGGTGCCTTTGTCTGAAATGTTCGGTACATTTGCACTCTCTGTTGGGGCTGCT GTGGGTATGGAATTTTGGGCAAGGTGGGCTCATAAAGCTCTCTGGCACGCTTCCTTGTGGCACATGCATGAG TCCCACCATAGACCTAGAGAAGGACCATTTGAACTCAACGATGTTTTCGCCATAATCAACGCTGTCCCTGCTATTAGTCTCCTCTCCTATGGTTTCTTCCACAAAGGCCTTGTGCCTGGTTTGTGTTTTGGTGCT GGTCTTGGAATTACAGTGTTTGGCATGGCCTACATGTTTGTCCACGATGGTCTGGTCCATAAAAGATTCCCAGTGGGGCCCATTGCCAACGTCCCCTATTTTAGAAGGGTTGCTGCTGCACACCAG CTTCATCACTCAGACAAGTTCGAAGGTGTGCCATATGGTTTGTTTTTGGGACCCAAG GAACTGGAAAAAGTGGGAGGCCTGGAAGAGTTAGAGAAGGAGATAAATAGGAGAATCAAATCGTATGAGGTTTCATGA
- the LOC108982685 gene encoding putative septum site-determining protein minD homolog, chloroplastic, which translates to MLSLSPTTTPKPSGLFYFTAPSTIPLYPKTLKPPTRRTHKPFSATPRALLQYNRKPQLSGETPRVVVITSGKGGVGKTTTTANVGLSLARLGFSVVAIDADVGLRNLDLLLGLENRVNYTVVEVLNGDCRLDQALVRDKRWSNFELLCISKPRSKLPIGFGGKALVWVVDALKARQEGSPDFILIDCPAGIDAGFITAITPANEAVLVTTPDITSLRDADRVTGLLECDGIRDIKMIVNRVRTDMIKGEDMMSVLDVQEMLGLALLGVIPEDSEVIRSTNRGYPLVLNKPPTLAGLAFEQAAWRLVEQDSMKAVMVEEEPKKRGFFSFFGR; encoded by the coding sequence atgctctctctctcccccaccaCTACCCCCAAACCCTCGGGCCTCTTCTACTTCACCGCACCATCCACAATACCCTTAtaccccaaaaccctaaaaccccCAACAAGACGCACCCATAAGCCCTTCTCCGCCACACCTCGTGCCCTTCTCCAATACAACAGAAAGCCCCAATTATCCGGAGAGACCCCCCGCGTCGTGGTGATCACCTCTGGCAAAGGCGGCGTCGGCAAGACCACCACCACCGCTAATGTAGGTCTCTCCCTTGCCCGCCTTGGCTTCTCCGTCGTCGCCATCGACGCCGATGTCGGTCTCCGAAACCTGGACCTCCTCCTCGGCCTCGAGAACCGCGTCAACTACACCGTCGTAGAGGTCCTCAACGGAGATTGCCGCCTCGACCAGGCCCTCGTCCGAGACAAGCGCTGGTCCAACTTCGAACTTCTCTGCATTTCCAAGCCCCGCTCCAAACTTCCCATTGGTTTTGGCGGAAAGGCCTTGGTTTGGGTCGTGGACGCCTTGAAAGCTCGCCAAGAGGGCTCCCCAGATTTCATTCTCATTGATTGTCCTGCCGGCATCGATGCTGGGTTTATAACCGCCATCACTCCGGCCAATGAGGCTGTCCTCGTTACCACGCCGGACATTACGAGCCTGCGAGACGCCGATAGGGTCACGGGGCTGTTGGAATGCGATGGAATTAGGGACATAAAGATGATAGTGAATCGGGTTCGAACCGATATGATCAAAGGCGAGGACATGATGTCAGTGCTTGATGTGCAGGAGATGTTGGGTTTGGCATTATTGGGGGTTATTCCGGAGGACTCGGAGGTTATAAGGAGCACCAATAGAGGGTACCCGCTTGTATTGAATAAGCCACCCACATTGGCTGGATTGGCTTTCGAGCAGGCGGCTTGGAGGCTTGTTGAGCAGGATAGCATGAAAGCTGTGATGGTGGAGGAGGAGCCAAAGAAGCGCggctttttctccttttttggAAGGTAG